The following proteins come from a genomic window of Pseudomonas sp. J452:
- a CDS encoding EAL domain-containing protein codes for MAEQRNIKVGVYANEPKIMLGRDGQLSGIFGDLLGEIARHEDWQLQPVACEWQQCLELTRSGQIDLMPDVAWNDERAQIFDFHKLPALFSWSQIYSQQDLRLNSQLDLNGRRIAVLAGSVQETYLHTLLDSFGLRAELLPVQSLQQGFELVARGNADAAVANQRFGDYNAERFGLHSTPIMFQPARLFFATRKGQNADLLTVIDGHLQTWQEQTDSPYYQIIQRWGSEPPQLNIPASLWWALVTLASLLLLTLGGAIVLRRQVARQTRDLSANELRLNTILDSVEAYIYIKDPQLRYQYVNQKICELFGQPREQVLGQTDSSFFDEATVNNLRNNDLRVLQQGERVQLEEINRSLDGHCENAYLSVKLPLRRPDGSIYALCGISTDITEHKRNLEQIHQLAFFDSLTGLPNRRLLQDRLQHALAYHARTGQEGALLFIDLDNFKTLNDTLGHAMGDLLLQQVALRLRSQIREEDSLARLGGDEFVLMLERLSTDSAQALIEIEAVGSKLLTSLAVPYDLQGHQHTSTASIGVALFSDTHSTVEELLKRADLAMYEAKAAGRNALRFFNQQMQIAAMARIRLETDMRHGIAEQQFLLHYQPQVDQHGQLIGAEALVRWQHPQHGLIPPGEFIPVAESTDLILPLGRWILQTACRQLVAWSNDPALAELPLAVNVSARQLHHPGFVADVLAILAETGANPERLELELTESHLAADIEEMIRRMLQLQSHGVRFSLDDFGTGYSSLGYLKRLPLSRLKIDRCFVRDLLSDANDAAIVRTIVALGQSLDLQVIAEGVETVEQRDTLLQSGCSLYQGYLFAKPGPAADLQGWVAGARHASNS; via the coding sequence GTGGCGGAGCAGCGCAACATCAAGGTCGGCGTGTATGCCAACGAGCCGAAGATCATGCTCGGCCGAGATGGCCAGCTGTCCGGCATCTTCGGTGATCTGCTAGGCGAGATCGCCCGCCACGAAGACTGGCAGCTGCAACCGGTTGCCTGCGAGTGGCAGCAGTGCCTGGAGCTGACCCGCAGCGGGCAGATCGACCTGATGCCGGATGTTGCCTGGAACGATGAGCGCGCGCAGATCTTCGACTTCCACAAACTACCGGCCCTCTTCAGTTGGTCGCAGATTTACAGCCAGCAGGACCTGCGCCTGAATTCCCAACTCGACCTCAATGGCCGGCGCATCGCGGTGCTGGCCGGTTCGGTACAGGAAACCTATCTGCACACGCTGCTCGACAGCTTTGGCCTGCGTGCCGAACTGCTGCCCGTGCAGAGCCTGCAGCAAGGCTTCGAACTGGTCGCCAGAGGCAACGCCGATGCCGCGGTCGCCAACCAGCGCTTCGGTGACTACAACGCCGAGCGCTTCGGCCTGCACAGCACGCCGATCATGTTCCAGCCGGCGCGCCTGTTCTTTGCCACCCGCAAAGGCCAGAACGCCGACCTGCTGACAGTCATCGACGGCCACCTGCAGACCTGGCAGGAGCAGACCGACTCACCCTACTACCAGATCATCCAGCGCTGGGGCAGCGAACCGCCACAGCTGAACATTCCAGCGAGTTTGTGGTGGGCCCTGGTCACCCTGGCCAGCCTGCTGCTGCTGACCCTCGGCGGAGCCATTGTGCTGCGCCGCCAGGTGGCCCGGCAGACCCGCGACCTGAGTGCCAACGAATTACGCCTGAACACCATCCTCGACAGCGTCGAGGCCTACATCTACATCAAGGACCCGCAACTGCGTTACCAGTACGTCAACCAGAAGATCTGCGAGCTGTTCGGCCAACCGCGTGAGCAGGTGCTGGGGCAGACCGACAGCAGTTTTTTCGATGAAGCCACCGTCAACAACCTGCGCAACAACGACCTGCGCGTCCTGCAGCAGGGCGAGCGGGTGCAGCTCGAAGAGATCAATCGCAGTCTCGACGGCCATTGCGAGAATGCCTACCTCTCGGTGAAACTCCCGCTGCGCCGCCCGGACGGCAGCATCTATGCGCTCTGCGGCATCTCCACCGACATCACCGAGCACAAGCGCAACCTCGAACAGATCCACCAGTTGGCCTTCTTCGACTCGCTCACCGGCCTGCCCAATCGGCGCCTGCTACAAGACCGCCTGCAGCACGCCCTGGCCTACCACGCCCGCACCGGCCAGGAAGGCGCCCTGCTGTTCATCGACCTGGACAACTTCAAGACCCTCAACGACACCCTCGGCCACGCCATGGGCGATTTGCTTCTGCAACAGGTGGCCCTGCGCCTGCGCAGCCAGATCCGCGAAGAGGACAGCCTGGCGCGCCTGGGTGGCGATGAATTCGTGCTGATGCTGGAGCGACTGTCGACCGATTCGGCGCAAGCCCTGATAGAGATCGAAGCCGTCGGCAGCAAGCTGTTGACCAGCCTGGCCGTGCCCTATGACCTGCAGGGCCACCAACACACCAGCACGGCGAGCATCGGCGTCGCGCTGTTCTCCGACACCCACAGTACGGTGGAAGAACTGCTCAAGCGCGCCGACCTGGCCATGTACGAAGCCAAGGCCGCCGGGCGCAATGCGCTGCGTTTCTTCAACCAGCAGATGCAGATCGCGGCCATGGCGCGCATTCGCCTGGAAACCGACATGCGCCACGGCATTGCCGAACAGCAGTTCCTGCTGCACTACCAACCCCAGGTCGACCAGCACGGTCAGCTGATCGGCGCCGAGGCCCTGGTGCGCTGGCAGCATCCGCAACACGGGCTGATTCCACCGGGCGAGTTCATCCCGGTGGCCGAAAGTACCGACCTGATCCTCCCCCTGGGACGCTGGATCCTGCAGACCGCCTGCCGTCAGCTGGTGGCCTGGAGCAACGACCCGGCGCTGGCCGAGCTGCCCCTGGCGGTCAACGTCAGCGCCCGCCAGTTGCACCACCCCGGCTTCGTCGCCGACGTGCTGGCCATCCTCGCGGAAACCGGGGCCAACCCCGAGCGCCTGGAGCTGGAGCTGACCGAGAGCCATCTGGCCGCCGACATCGAGGAAATGATCCGCCGCATGCTGCAGTTGCAAAGCCACGGCGTACGCTTCTCCCTCGACGACTTCGGCACCGGTTACTCCTCGCTCGGCTACCTCAAGCGCCTGCCCCTCAGCCGCCTGAAGATTGACCGCTGCTTCGTCCGCGATCTGCTCAGCGATGCCAACGACGCCGCCATCGTGCGCACCATCGTCGCCCTGGGGCAGAGCCTGGATCTGCAAGTGATCGCCGAGGGCGTGGAAACCGTCGAGCAGCGGGATACTTTGCTGCAGTCGGGTTGCTCGCTGTACCAGGGCTACCTGTTCGCCAAACCCGGTCCGGCCGCCGACCTGCAAGGCTGGGTAGCAGGCGCCAGGCACGCCAGCAACAGCTGA
- a CDS encoding DUF4398 domain-containing protein, giving the protein MNLTPQPTRRTTALRLLGGCAGLLLLGACASPEPPSQALQAAESAISNAERARVADYAAPELGVARDKLLAANNAVKLDEMLLAERLAQQSRAEAELALAKSQAAKAKVVNDEMRKSTDSLKQEMQRNTGVQQ; this is encoded by the coding sequence ATGAACCTGACCCCGCAACCCACCCGCCGCACTACCGCGTTACGCCTGCTCGGCGGTTGTGCCGGCCTGCTGTTGCTTGGCGCCTGTGCCTCACCTGAGCCACCCAGCCAGGCCCTGCAGGCCGCCGAATCGGCGATCAGCAATGCCGAGCGCGCCCGCGTTGCCGATTACGCCGCGCCGGAACTGGGCGTGGCCCGCGACAAGCTGCTGGCCGCCAATAACGCGGTGAAGCTGGACGAGATGCTGCTGGCCGAACGCCTGGCCCAGCAGTCGCGCGCCGAGGCCGAGTTAGCCCTGGCCAAGTCCCAGGCCGCCAAAGCCAAGGTGGTGAATGACGAGATGCGCAAAAGTACCGACAGCCTGAAACAGGAAATGCAACGCAACACGGGAGTACAACAATGA
- the trhA gene encoding PAQR family membrane homeostasis protein TrhA — MYHGEKFNAWTHLIGALLAAFGAIWLLVLASLDGEPRKILSVAIYGLALVLLYSISTLYHSLRGPKKLVMRKLDHLSIYLLIAGSYTPFCLVTLHGPWGWWLFGIVWGLAVIGMLQEIKPRSEARVLSLVIYAVMGWIVLVAIDPLLAALGRNGFIWLASGGVLYTVGIIFFAYDSRFRHWHGIWHLFVMAGSLLHYVAILRYVL, encoded by the coding sequence ATGTATCACGGGGAAAAATTCAACGCCTGGACTCACCTGATCGGCGCGCTGCTGGCCGCCTTCGGCGCCATCTGGCTGCTGGTGCTGGCGAGCCTGGACGGTGAGCCACGCAAGATCCTCAGCGTGGCCATCTACGGCCTGGCCCTGGTCCTGCTGTACAGCATCTCCACGCTCTACCACAGCCTGCGCGGGCCGAAAAAGCTGGTGATGCGCAAGCTCGACCACCTGTCCATCTACCTGCTGATCGCCGGCAGCTACACGCCTTTCTGCCTGGTCACCCTGCACGGCCCCTGGGGCTGGTGGCTGTTCGGCATCGTCTGGGGTCTGGCCGTAATCGGCATGCTGCAGGAGATCAAGCCGCGTTCGGAGGCACGCGTGCTGTCCCTCGTCATCTACGCGGTGATGGGCTGGATCGTGCTGGTGGCCATCGACCCGCTGCTCGCCGCCCTCGGCCGCAACGGCTTCATCTGGCTGGCCAGCGGCGGCGTGCTGTACACGGTGGGCATCATCTTCTTCGCCTACGACAGCCGCTTTCGCCACTGGCACGGCATCTGGCACCTGTTCGTCATGGCCGGCAGCCTGCTGCATTACGTGGCGATACTGCGTTACGTGCTCTGA
- a CDS encoding OmpA family protein gives MNTVQNLHLFSALAICVALAGCAAPSTPPGAAATRDKLTLLQGDAELANRAPVAIKDAEVAVIAAEQPRKGNAAEQELGQHLVVMADRKVEIARAVAQARFYEDQRQSLSQQREGARLDSRTAEADELQRQLNALNAKQTERGMVMTIGDLLFATGGAELRSAGANDLGRLAQFLQQHPERDVLIEGHTDNVGSDAANFSLSQRRAESVKAYLLRQGVASSRLDASGKGENSPVAGNESASGRQLNRRVEVIISNTLSSLR, from the coding sequence ATGAACACTGTGCAGAACCTCCATCTCTTCAGTGCGCTGGCCATCTGTGTAGCGCTCGCCGGTTGTGCCGCACCGAGCACCCCACCAGGCGCTGCCGCCACCCGTGACAAGCTGACCCTGCTGCAAGGCGATGCCGAACTGGCCAACCGTGCCCCGGTGGCCATCAAGGACGCGGAAGTCGCGGTGATCGCCGCCGAGCAGCCGCGCAAAGGCAATGCTGCGGAGCAGGAGCTGGGCCAGCACCTGGTGGTGATGGCCGACCGCAAGGTGGAAATTGCCCGTGCCGTGGCGCAGGCGCGCTTTTATGAAGACCAGCGCCAGTCGCTTAGCCAGCAGCGCGAGGGAGCCCGTCTGGATTCGCGCACCGCGGAGGCCGATGAGCTGCAGCGTCAACTCAATGCGCTGAATGCCAAGCAGACCGAACGCGGCATGGTCATGACCATTGGTGACCTGCTGTTCGCCACCGGCGGTGCGGAGTTGCGCAGTGCCGGCGCCAACGATCTGGGCCGGCTGGCGCAGTTTCTCCAGCAGCACCCGGAGCGCGACGTGCTGATCGAGGGGCACACCGACAATGTCGGCAGCGACGCCGCCAATTTCAGCCTGTCGCAGCGCCGCGCCGAGTCGGTCAAGGCCTACCTGCTGCGGCAGGGCGTGGCTTCCAGCCGCCTGGATGCCTCCGGCAAGGGTGAGAACTCCCCCGTGGCGGGCAATGAATCGGCCTCCGGCCGCCAGTTGAATCGGCGTGTGGAAGTGATCATCAGCAATACCCTCAGCTCCCTGCGTTAA
- a CDS encoding putative bifunctional diguanylate cyclase/phosphodiesterase: MSYRVLIVTADATDCSGLQDMLFDAADGSFVSERVTRLDRAMTRLQGSGIDAVLLDLALPDSQGIATFLAVFAAVPHLPILTLCAPEDEPLALESLRCGAQGYLLKGRFASYLVAQSLSNIIQRKTVEARLLVEQARAETTLNSISDAVIGTDLQGRIDYLNLAAERMTGWTREEARGQPIAQILQLISGASAAVVPSPVDQVLQEDAEVGMAAGTILIRRDGSNVAIEDSAAPIHDSDGQISGAVVVFHDVTAARAMAMKMAYLAQHDFLTKLPNRVLLNDRIAQAISLAERSGNSIALMFLDLDNFKHINDSLGHGAGDKLLQSVALRLAKCVRSSDTVSRNGGDEFVVLLAEGRNMQDASLTAQKILAALAIPHRIDQHELRVTSSIGISVYPADAGSAEALLKNADTAMYHAKEAGRNNYQFFKHDMNVRAVERQVIEHSLWRALERHELVLHYQPKVNLQTGSITGAEALLRWVHPQWGMTFPERFMTVAEECGLIVQIGQWVLREACLQTCQWEAEGIVLPSIAVNVSALEFRHPGFVDGVRSILEETGLEPNRLQLEITESVLMRDADASATVLHQLKAMGVQLAIDDFGTGYSSLSYLLKFPIDVLKIDKSFVHAISAAHGNGIIVRAVIAMGASLHYQVVAEGVEDQAQLLFLKTEQCGEGQGFLFGQGLVAMQFATLLLASEASVSAAALAPVD, translated from the coding sequence ATGAGCTACAGAGTGCTGATTGTGACTGCGGATGCCACCGACTGCAGCGGGCTGCAGGACATGCTGTTCGATGCGGCGGACGGCTCTTTCGTCAGCGAACGGGTCACCCGTCTGGATAGGGCGATGACCCGCCTGCAGGGCAGCGGCATCGACGCCGTGCTGCTCGATCTGGCGCTGCCCGATAGCCAGGGTATCGCTACCTTTCTGGCGGTCTTCGCCGCCGTGCCGCACCTGCCCATTCTCACCCTGTGTGCGCCGGAGGACGAACCGCTGGCGCTGGAATCACTGCGTTGTGGGGCCCAGGGCTATCTGCTCAAGGGGCGTTTCGCCAGCTACCTGGTGGCGCAGTCGCTGAGCAATATCATCCAGCGCAAGACGGTCGAGGCGCGCCTGCTGGTGGAGCAGGCGCGTGCCGAAACCACCCTCAACTCGATCAGCGATGCGGTGATCGGCACTGACCTGCAAGGCCGCATCGACTACCTCAACCTGGCGGCCGAGCGTATGACCGGCTGGACGCGCGAGGAGGCGCGCGGGCAACCGATTGCGCAGATCCTGCAGCTGATCAGCGGGGCCAGCGCTGCTGTCGTACCCAGCCCGGTCGACCAGGTTCTGCAGGAGGACGCCGAGGTTGGCATGGCCGCCGGCACCATCCTGATTCGTCGCGATGGCAGCAATGTGGCGATCGAGGACTCGGCCGCGCCGATCCATGATTCCGATGGCCAGATCAGCGGGGCGGTGGTGGTGTTCCACGATGTCACCGCGGCGCGCGCCATGGCCATGAAGATGGCCTACCTGGCCCAGCACGACTTCCTCACCAAACTGCCTAATCGGGTGCTGCTCAACGACCGCATCGCCCAGGCGATCAGCCTGGCCGAGCGCAGTGGCAACTCCATTGCCCTGATGTTTCTCGACCTGGACAACTTCAAGCACATCAACGACTCGCTCGGCCATGGCGCCGGCGACAAGCTGCTGCAGTCGGTGGCGCTGCGCCTGGCCAAGTGCGTGCGCAGCTCGGACACGGTGAGCCGCAATGGTGGCGACGAGTTCGTCGTGCTGCTGGCCGAGGGGCGCAACATGCAGGATGCCAGCCTCACCGCGCAGAAGATCCTCGCCGCGCTGGCCATTCCCCATCGCATCGACCAGCACGAACTGCGGGTGACCAGCAGCATCGGCATCAGCGTGTACCCCGCCGATGCCGGCAGCGCCGAAGCCCTGTTGAAGAACGCGGACACGGCCATGTACCACGCCAAGGAAGCGGGGCGAAACAACTACCAGTTCTTCAAGCACGACATGAACGTGCGCGCGGTCGAGCGCCAGGTCATCGAGCACAGCCTGTGGCGTGCCCTGGAACGGCATGAGCTGGTGCTGCACTACCAGCCCAAGGTCAACCTGCAGACGGGCAGCATCACCGGTGCCGAAGCCTTGCTGCGCTGGGTGCATCCGCAGTGGGGCATGACCTTTCCCGAGCGCTTCATGACGGTGGCCGAGGAGTGCGGGTTGATCGTGCAGATTGGCCAATGGGTGCTGCGCGAGGCCTGCCTGCAGACCTGCCAGTGGGAGGCTGAGGGGATAGTGCTGCCTTCGATCGCGGTGAATGTATCGGCCCTGGAATTTCGCCATCCGGGCTTTGTCGACGGGGTGCGCAGCATTCTCGAGGAAACTGGACTGGAGCCGAATCGGCTGCAGCTGGAGATCACCGAGAGCGTGCTGATGCGCGATGCTGATGCCAGTGCCACGGTGCTGCATCAGCTCAAGGCCATGGGTGTGCAACTGGCCATCGACGATTTCGGTACCGGCTATTCCAGCCTGAGCTACCTGCTGAAGTTTCCCATCGATGTGCTGAAGATCGACAAGTCCTTCGTGCATGCCATCAGTGCGGCCCACGGCAACGGCATCATCGTCCGCGCGGTAATCGCCATGGGCGCCAGCCTGCACTACCAGGTGGTCGCCGAGGGCGTGGAAGACCAGGCGCAGCTGCTCTTTCTCAAGACCGAACAGTGTGGCGAAGGGCAGGGCTTCCTGTTCGGTCAGGGCCTGGTCGCCATGCAGTTCGCCACCCTGCTGTTGGCCAGCGAGGCCAGCGTATCGGCTGCTGCACTGGCGCCGGTGGACTGA
- a CDS encoding general stress protein CsbD has product MSGLLSAAQLCGQCKQQIGVVTRAWGHFTDNQRLIKRGQALRLAGLLQARYAFSRDEADAQVKAFIEKSKC; this is encoded by the coding sequence GTGAGCGGCCTGCTCAGTGCCGCCCAGTTGTGCGGCCAATGCAAGCAGCAGATTGGGGTTGTCACGCGGGCCTGGGGCCATTTCACCGACAACCAGCGGTTGATCAAGCGGGGCCAGGCGCTGCGTCTGGCGGGGCTGTTGCAGGCGCGCTACGCCTTCTCGCGTGACGAAGCCGATGCCCAGGTCAAGGCGTTCATCGAGAAGAGCAAGTGTTGA
- a CDS encoding ammonium transporter, with translation MEQATPTLEELHQLIRMSDTINMEIFYWWCIALMVVIHAGFLSYEIGASRLKNVLTAGVKNILAFAFIVPTFFFFGWWIYNGFATGIVPNLEGAAASLPWSGSMGPNIKDNATGIFWAAFALFAATTASIMSGALIERTRMSAFIILAIILGSGVWILGAAWSWHPAGWLTTEWGFHDVGAAGCVHTIAGFFTLGVLINVGARIGRFNADGSANEIVGHSMPMSVIGLMLVIVGFFGFLGGCIIYNIGGQWTNIYGQPTTLSAFAFNTLMGFAGGLIGAYLTTREPFWMMSGGLIGIISVAPGLDVYYPPFAYVIGMGVAAAAPLVQKFLVKRGIDDAVGAFAVHGFGGFAGIVISGIFIAGYPNMGEGVPPVNFLGQAGGAVVLALLGFIPGYLISLLLKKLGVLRVPAHAEERGLDLVEVPAKAYPEWALTGASVTVTSAPVASEVAVGEAKTA, from the coding sequence ATGGAACAGGCCACCCCAACCCTGGAGGAGCTGCACCAGCTCATCCGGATGTCCGACACCATCAATATGGAAATCTTCTATTGGTGGTGTATCGCCCTGATGGTCGTCATCCACGCCGGCTTCCTCTCCTACGAAATCGGCGCCTCGCGCCTGAAGAACGTGCTGACCGCCGGGGTGAAGAACATCCTCGCCTTCGCCTTCATCGTGCCGACCTTTTTCTTCTTCGGCTGGTGGATCTACAACGGCTTCGCCACCGGCATCGTGCCGAATCTGGAAGGCGCCGCCGCCAGCCTGCCGTGGAGCGGCAGCATGGGGCCGAACATCAAGGACAACGCCACCGGCATCTTCTGGGCGGCCTTCGCCCTGTTCGCTGCCACCACGGCCTCGATCATGTCCGGCGCGCTGATCGAGCGCACCCGCATGAGCGCCTTCATCATCCTCGCCATTATCCTCGGCTCCGGCGTGTGGATTCTCGGCGCGGCCTGGAGCTGGCACCCGGCCGGCTGGCTGACCACCGAGTGGGGTTTCCATGACGTTGGTGCGGCCGGTTGCGTGCACACCATCGCCGGCTTCTTCACCCTCGGCGTGCTGATCAACGTCGGCGCCCGTATCGGTCGCTTCAATGCCGATGGCAGCGCCAACGAAATCGTCGGCCACAGCATGCCGATGAGCGTGATCGGCCTGATGCTGGTGATCGTCGGTTTCTTCGGCTTCCTCGGCGGCTGCATCATCTACAACATCGGCGGCCAGTGGACCAACATCTACGGCCAGCCGACCACCCTCTCCGCCTTCGCCTTCAACACCCTGATGGGTTTTGCCGGCGGCCTGATCGGTGCCTACCTGACTACCCGCGAGCCGTTCTGGATGATGTCCGGCGGGCTGATCGGCATCATCTCCGTGGCCCCTGGCCTGGACGTCTACTACCCACCGTTCGCCTACGTGATCGGCATGGGCGTGGCCGCTGCCGCGCCGCTGGTGCAGAAGTTCCTGGTCAAGCGCGGCATCGATGACGCCGTGGGTGCCTTCGCCGTACACGGCTTCGGTGGTTTCGCCGGCATCGTGATCAGCGGCATCTTCATCGCCGGCTACCCGAACATGGGGGAAGGCGTACCACCGGTGAACTTCCTCGGTCAGGCCGGTGGCGCCGTGGTGCTGGCCCTGCTGGGCTTCATCCCGGGCTACCTGATCTCTCTGCTGCTGAAGAAGCTGGGGGTCCTGCGCGTTCCGGCACATGCAGAAGAACGCGGCCTGGATCTGGTCGAAGTACCGGCCAAGGCCTACCCGGAATGGGCGCTGACCGGCGCCAGTGTCACCGTCACCAGCGCGCCTGTAGCCAGCGAAGTCGCTGTCGGTGAAGCCAAAACCGCCTAG
- a CDS encoding YqjD family protein: MQNPTNINEPGNLGQGANSAKSNHAGTQSNVSREFHNFLADIEDLIKETTSLTGDDLARARVKLNARIASAKASAEGMGETVVQRARQTANVTNAYVHEQPWKAVGASAAIAFLFGLVIARRS, encoded by the coding sequence ATGCAGAATCCGACGAACATCAACGAGCCAGGCAACCTCGGCCAAGGCGCCAACAGCGCCAAAAGCAACCATGCCGGCACGCAGTCCAACGTCTCCCGCGAGTTTCACAACTTCCTCGCGGACATCGAGGACCTGATCAAGGAAACCACCTCGCTGACCGGCGATGACCTGGCCCGTGCGCGGGTCAAGCTCAATGCCCGGATCGCCAGCGCCAAGGCCTCCGCCGAGGGCATGGGAGAAACGGTGGTGCAACGTGCCCGACAGACCGCCAACGTGACCAATGCCTACGTCCACGAGCAACCCTGGAAAGCCGTCGGCGCCAGCGCCGCCATTGCCTTCCTGTTCGGTCTCGTGATCGCGCGGCGCAGCTAG
- a CDS encoding Crp/Fnr family transcriptional regulator: MLIAQPPPITNLLLDGLPRKERNKILQDCEQVELVFGKILCEADQPFRYLYFPLSGFISLVTALGEHPPLELGLIGNEGMLGATLALGVNAAPCRAVAQGHGSAWRIGATRLRQLLPECPHLLRTLKRYIYVLLTQLSQNAACGHFHEVEPRLARWLLMTHDRAHADNFHLTHEYLAEMLGVRRSGVTIAAGALQLRQLIHYSRGQITILDRLGLEAAACECYNALSADYARLFSAPVAAPA, translated from the coding sequence ATGCTCATCGCTCAGCCACCACCCATCACCAACCTGCTGCTCGACGGTTTGCCACGCAAGGAACGCAACAAAATCCTGCAGGACTGCGAACAGGTCGAACTGGTATTCGGCAAGATCCTCTGCGAGGCCGACCAGCCTTTTCGCTACCTGTACTTTCCCCTTAGCGGCTTCATCTCCCTGGTCACCGCCCTGGGCGAACACCCACCGCTGGAACTGGGCCTGATCGGCAACGAAGGCATGCTCGGCGCCACCCTGGCCCTGGGCGTCAACGCCGCGCCCTGCCGCGCCGTGGCGCAGGGCCACGGCAGCGCCTGGCGCATCGGTGCCACGCGGTTGCGCCAGCTATTGCCGGAGTGTCCGCACCTGCTGCGTACCCTCAAACGCTATATCTATGTACTGCTCACGCAGCTGTCGCAGAACGCCGCCTGCGGGCACTTCCACGAGGTCGAGCCGCGCCTGGCGCGCTGGCTGCTGATGACCCACGACCGTGCCCATGCGGACAACTTCCACCTGACCCACGAATACCTCGCCGAAATGCTTGGCGTGCGCCGCAGCGGCGTGACCATCGCCGCCGGTGCCCTGCAGTTGCGCCAGTTGATCCACTACAGCCGTGGGCAGATCACCATCCTCGACCGCCTGGGCCTGGAGGCCGCCGCCTGCGAGTGCTACAACGCGCTCAGCGCCGACTATGCGCGGCTGTTCAGCGCACCGGTCGCGGCGCCCGCCTGA
- a CDS encoding Crp/Fnr family transcriptional regulator — MAAATTPQQNHLLAALSGEVQQRLFSHLERVEMPLGKVLYESGDTMRHVYFPTDSIISLLYVMESGASAEISVVGNEGLVGVALFMGGESTPSRAIVQSGGHAYRLQGQRLKDEFNRHGELLVLMLRYTQALITQMAQTAVCNRHHSIDQQLCRWLLLSLDRLPSNHLTMTQELIANMLGVRREGVTEAAGKLQRQGVIEYSRGHITVIDRHKLEQLSCECYEVVKRETDRLLPYIPQRKPVGAPTTA; from the coding sequence ATGGCCGCAGCCACAACGCCCCAGCAGAACCACCTGCTGGCGGCCCTCTCGGGCGAAGTGCAGCAGCGTCTGTTCAGCCATCTGGAACGGGTCGAGATGCCCCTGGGCAAGGTGCTCTACGAGTCGGGCGACACCATGCGCCACGTGTACTTCCCCACCGACTCGATCATTTCCCTGCTGTATGTCATGGAAAGTGGCGCGTCCGCAGAGATTTCCGTGGTCGGCAACGAGGGCCTGGTCGGCGTCGCCCTGTTCATGGGCGGTGAAAGCACGCCGAGCCGCGCCATCGTGCAGAGCGGCGGCCATGCCTACCGCCTGCAGGGCCAGCGCCTGAAGGACGAGTTCAACCGCCATGGCGAACTGCTGGTGCTGATGCTGCGCTACACCCAGGCGCTGATCACCCAGATGGCGCAGACCGCCGTGTGCAACCGCCACCACTCGATCGACCAGCAGCTCTGTCGCTGGCTGCTGCTGTCACTGGACCGCCTGCCGAGCAATCACCTGACCATGACCCAGGAACTGATCGCCAATATGCTCGGCGTGCGCCGCGAAGGCGTCACCGAGGCGGCCGGCAAGCTGCAGCGCCAGGGCGTGATCGAATACAGCCGCGGGCATATCACCGTGATCGACCGGCACAAGCTCGAACAACTGAGCTGCGAGTGCTACGAGGTGGTCAAGCGCGAAACCGACCGCCTGCTGCCCTATATCCCCCAACGCAAGCCCGTCGGCGCCCCGACCACGGCCTAG